In Shewanella sp. VB17, a single genomic region encodes these proteins:
- a CDS encoding hemin ABC transporter substrate-binding protein yields the protein MFTHKKRSFQSIIPPSILASSLLWAGLSASVSAQKPEQEINRVVSAGAGMTELVLALDAGDELVAVDSTSLLPKELGTIKKLGYHRMLSAEGILALQPDLVLGTDAMGPESTLAVLKGANVKVVTLTGATTTEQLLNNIDALGKLLNRQEQAKTLAVSVSQSFDSIKVKKEKVIKSGKLPAILFMLLQDNRPARVGGQGTAADIIIELAGGKNIADFSGYKSLSQEGILSLQPDLILISSRSENSQINDIDKVLKLMPLLKHTPAGEHNMIQTLTAQALLGGLGLSSIDAADQLATDLIEIQKYY from the coding sequence ATGTTTACACATAAGAAACGCTCTTTTCAGTCCATTATCCCTCCGAGTATTTTAGCAAGTTCATTGCTTTGGGCAGGGCTATCTGCCAGTGTGTCGGCCCAAAAACCAGAGCAAGAAATCAATAGAGTTGTCAGTGCTGGTGCTGGTATGACAGAACTGGTGTTAGCACTCGATGCAGGCGATGAATTAGTCGCGGTTGACTCCACCAGTTTACTCCCCAAAGAACTTGGTACCATCAAAAAACTTGGCTACCACAGAATGCTATCGGCTGAGGGTATTTTAGCTCTGCAGCCTGACTTAGTCCTAGGCACTGATGCCATGGGACCTGAATCGACTTTAGCGGTACTAAAAGGGGCTAATGTTAAAGTCGTTACCCTGACTGGTGCAACAACAACAGAACAACTGCTGAACAATATTGATGCATTAGGCAAACTATTAAACAGACAAGAGCAAGCTAAAACCTTAGCCGTAAGTGTAAGCCAATCTTTTGATTCTATTAAAGTAAAAAAAGAAAAAGTCATTAAGTCTGGCAAGCTTCCTGCCATTTTATTTATGTTGCTACAAGACAATAGACCCGCTCGTGTTGGTGGACAAGGCACCGCGGCTGATATCATCATTGAATTAGCTGGAGGGAAAAACATCGCCGATTTCTCTGGGTACAAAAGCCTGTCTCAAGAAGGCATTTTATCGCTTCAGCCCGATCTTATCTTGATCTCCAGTCGTTCTGAAAATTCACAAATTAATGACATTGATAAGGTACTTAAACTGATGCCTTTACTCAAACACACCCCTGCAGGTGAGCATAACATGATTCAAACATTAACCGCTCAAGCCCTGCTTGGTGGCCTTGGACTGAGTTCAATTGATGCTGCTGATCAACTCGCCACGGATCTTATTGAAATACAAAAATACTATTAG
- a CDS encoding biopolymer transporter ExbD, translating to MIGINDKETSPILGLDLTPLIDIIFIVLVFLLLTANTQLLSLPVDVPTEATAELTPINQVENITINLLFSQPHWALDGVPFNDFSDFETAFIKLHNARTEAKIIIAADKSAPVQPLMTLLSLLQRQQITNTQILMEH from the coding sequence ATGATTGGCATCAATGACAAAGAGACAAGCCCTATTTTAGGGCTGGATCTCACCCCGCTTATTGATATTATTTTTATCGTGCTAGTATTTTTACTGCTCACTGCCAACACTCAGCTACTTAGCTTACCTGTTGATGTGCCTACCGAGGCCACGGCGGAACTTACCCCTATCAATCAAGTTGAAAACATCACCATTAACTTGCTTTTTTCTCAGCCACACTGGGCACTAGATGGCGTACCCTTTAATGATTTCTCCGACTTTGAGACCGCATTTATCAAACTGCACAACGCTCGAACTGAAGCGAAAATCATTATTGCTGCCGATAAATCTGCTCCAGTACAACCATTGATGACATTACTGTCACTATTACAAAGACAGCAAATCACTAACACGCAAATATTGATGGAACATTAA
- a CDS encoding MotA/TolQ/ExbB proton channel family protein, with translation MSHSLYHTLNEQLGYLTWPLFICAFIALMIILERLTLILFELPKRDPWLTQLKQNATTATPEQCKILLTQLSTGNSMLAKGSFLLLTHRDQHRQMREEIINLWLIKQQGKLQSGLKVLQVIGIITPLLGLLGTVLGLIEMFNQLGLSQAPVTPSQLASGLGLAMNTTAAGLIIAVPAITLAHLFGLWANQRCNKISHSLNLLNLWLEGFEEAMTIGQDPVAHRHILSVNHNDAIKPEGQMP, from the coding sequence ATGTCTCACTCGCTATACCATACATTAAACGAACAGTTAGGCTATCTCACCTGGCCACTCTTTATTTGTGCCTTTATCGCCTTAATGATCATACTGGAGCGGTTAACATTAATTTTGTTTGAGCTCCCTAAACGAGACCCTTGGTTAACCCAATTAAAACAAAATGCAACCACTGCCACTCCTGAGCAATGTAAAATACTGTTAACTCAGCTAAGTACAGGTAACAGCATGTTAGCTAAAGGCAGCTTCCTCTTGCTCACCCACAGAGATCAACATCGCCAGATGCGCGAAGAAATCATTAATCTTTGGCTAATAAAACAACAAGGGAAATTACAATCCGGACTGAAAGTATTGCAAGTGATCGGCATTATCACCCCCTTACTCGGGCTATTAGGCACCGTTTTGGGACTCATTGAAATGTTTAATCAACTCGGGTTGTCTCAAGCTCCCGTGACGCCATCTCAACTTGCATCAGGCCTAGGCCTCGCCATGAATACTACAGCAGCAGGCTTAATCATTGCCGTACCAGCCATCACCCTAGCTCACCTATTTGGTTTATGGGCAAACCAACGCTGCAACAAAATATCACATTCATTAAACTTATTAAATTTATGGTTAGAAGGCTTCGAAGAGGCCATGACCATAGGTCAAGATCCTGTGGCTCATCGACACATTCTTTCTGTCAATCATAATGACGCCATAAAGCCTGAAGGACAAATGCCATGA
- a CDS encoding energy transducer TonB — MTPRRYFTFACFTALIQGGVIASQDKSSDAPQPAGTVIGTAQSMNITIGTHATQKITASPANKEQATNKQLASPKKPEHKPTHPVKSNALVKHTSEVLKSKNNLNALTQAKPQQQKVTITENIQVSKKRVDDQLSVKKTINEPKAKPLDMKAKQKLDIDSNRQFDSQGSKGTQALAQTSIALNQPTFSAPPSQPNYPKLARKRGLEGTATIEVMFNQIGEQLSLTLINSSGFTLLDKAALNAVKKWQFSAPSPPKSYAYTVRVPVRFALN; from the coding sequence ATGACACCTAGACGATACTTTACGTTTGCTTGTTTTACCGCCCTGATCCAAGGGGGAGTCATTGCATCTCAAGATAAATCATCTGACGCCCCACAACCTGCCGGCACTGTTATCGGAACAGCTCAAAGTATGAATATCACCATAGGGACTCATGCGACTCAAAAAATCACCGCGAGCCCAGCTAACAAAGAACAGGCGACAAACAAGCAGCTGGCTTCACCCAAAAAGCCTGAGCATAAACCAACACACCCCGTCAAATCCAACGCCTTGGTTAAGCATACATCTGAAGTACTTAAATCAAAAAATAACCTTAATGCTTTAACTCAAGCTAAACCTCAACAGCAAAAAGTCACAATAACTGAAAATATTCAGGTGTCCAAAAAGAGAGTTGATGATCAACTTTCTGTAAAAAAAACCATCAATGAGCCTAAAGCAAAACCGCTAGATATGAAGGCCAAACAAAAATTAGATATTGACTCGAACCGTCAATTTGACAGTCAAGGAAGCAAAGGAACCCAAGCATTAGCACAAACGAGCATTGCACTCAATCAGCCAACATTTTCAGCCCCCCCCTCTCAACCCAACTACCCTAAGTTAGCCAGAAAACGAGGATTAGAAGGAACGGCAACGATTGAAGTCATGTTTAATCAGATTGGTGAGCAATTATCGTTAACCTTAATTAATAGCTCTGGCTTTACCCTGCTCGATAAAGCAGCCTTAAATGCCGTCAAAAAATGGCAGTTTTCGGCCCCATCCCCCCCAAAATCCTATGCCTATACCGTGAGAGTTCCTGTTAGATTTGCACTTAATTAA
- a CDS encoding TonB-dependent hemoglobin/transferrin/lactoferrin family receptor codes for MTKKPVVVALAMAFSSTAYAQPNNVVTEFDEVLVTATRINEKVSDTSRSVAVVSEEELQSAQSSSVAEILRNEANVNVGNGPRASSQGVEIRGLNSSRVLQTIDGARQNTSSGHRGSYFLDPELLNSVEVVRGPASSLWGSGAIGGVVAQNTKSAQDMLDEGESLGGYLKQGFETNNDNVKTSGAIYGIADKFDWLINGSYSDSNNVKIGNDKTLENSASQKSSGLMKLGWEPSDDQRLQFSARFSDTDELVPSNPSKEVGDRGVTLIQRKTKDTNLTLAHSFNPSTNPYLDLNSTLYWNSTDYDENRVKENQLDSTEYETLGFSINNNSIFGDTTLTYGVDGYQDTIKTVRDDSGTPGQRPDDIDGKTTVWGAFAKVKVGITESVYVEPALRYDNFKNESINLSTSSDDSALSPSLGLVWETNSWLTLSARYDEAFRAPTVEEMYSTGTHYYIPPVPPSPRFQGLPNGLFNTFEINPDLKAEQAKNKELKADLRFTELAGDDELAITLNVFRNDVDDFIEQSVSNPLMGIPGLEQTTSWNNVDEARLTGFEFSTRYRFQQTRLSLNYGQTEGKKKNTNEYLRDIPANKLALDLSQGIMEGDIKFGTRVTHVAQQDDLSISDINEDYDSYTLWDVYAAWEPAMGSLAGLRVDFAVENIGDVEYRQAWQTLYEQGLNMKLSARYRF; via the coding sequence ATGACGAAAAAGCCTGTAGTGGTTGCGCTAGCCATGGCTTTTAGCTCAACAGCTTACGCCCAGCCAAATAATGTAGTCACTGAATTTGATGAGGTGCTGGTAACGGCGACTCGGATAAATGAGAAAGTATCTGATACCAGCCGCAGTGTTGCAGTGGTAAGTGAAGAGGAGTTGCAGTCAGCTCAGTCGAGTTCTGTGGCTGAAATATTGAGAAATGAAGCCAATGTGAATGTGGGCAATGGTCCCCGCGCTTCTTCGCAAGGGGTTGAGATCCGAGGTTTAAACAGTTCTCGAGTATTGCAGACGATAGACGGTGCAAGACAAAATACTAGTTCAGGGCATAGGGGCAGTTATTTTCTTGATCCAGAGCTATTAAATTCGGTAGAGGTGGTTCGCGGCCCAGCAAGTAGCTTATGGGGCAGTGGCGCGATTGGTGGCGTAGTGGCACAAAACACTAAGTCGGCGCAAGACATGCTTGATGAGGGAGAGTCATTGGGTGGCTATCTTAAGCAAGGTTTTGAAACCAATAATGATAACGTCAAAACCAGTGGCGCTATTTATGGCATTGCGGATAAGTTTGATTGGCTAATTAACGGCAGTTACAGTGACAGCAACAATGTCAAAATAGGTAACGATAAAACCCTTGAAAATAGTGCTTCACAAAAAAGCAGCGGCTTGATGAAACTGGGTTGGGAGCCAAGTGATGATCAACGTCTGCAATTTTCGGCACGTTTCTCTGATACTGATGAGCTGGTACCGAGTAATCCATCTAAAGAAGTGGGTGATCGAGGAGTCACTTTGATCCAGCGTAAGACCAAGGACACTAACCTGACCTTAGCCCACAGCTTCAATCCTAGTACTAACCCTTATTTGGATCTTAACAGTACCCTTTACTGGAACAGTACCGATTATGATGAAAACAGAGTGAAGGAAAATCAACTTGATAGTACTGAATATGAAACGTTAGGCTTTAGTATTAACAACAATTCTATCTTTGGTGACACGACATTGACTTATGGTGTTGATGGCTATCAAGACACCATCAAGACAGTGCGTGATGATTCAGGAACACCTGGGCAGAGACCTGATGATATTGATGGTAAAACCACAGTATGGGGCGCATTTGCTAAGGTAAAAGTGGGGATCACTGAGTCGGTATACGTAGAGCCTGCATTAAGGTATGACAATTTTAAAAATGAAAGTATTAACCTGTCGACCTCTTCAGATGACAGTGCTTTATCACCGTCTTTGGGCTTAGTGTGGGAGACCAATTCGTGGCTTACACTCAGTGCCCGTTATGATGAGGCCTTTAGGGCACCGACAGTAGAGGAGATGTATTCGACCGGAACTCATTACTATATTCCTCCTGTTCCGCCTAGTCCAAGATTTCAAGGATTACCCAATGGTTTATTCAACACGTTTGAAATCAACCCAGATTTAAAGGCTGAGCAGGCGAAGAACAAAGAGCTAAAAGCCGATCTGCGTTTCACTGAACTTGCCGGTGACGATGAATTGGCTATCACGCTGAACGTGTTTAGAAATGATGTTGACGATTTTATCGAACAATCAGTATCTAATCCTCTTATGGGTATTCCTGGTTTGGAGCAAACAACCTCTTGGAATAATGTCGATGAAGCGCGTCTTACCGGGTTTGAGTTCAGTACTCGTTACCGTTTTCAGCAGACACGTTTGAGCCTGAATTATGGTCAAACAGAAGGTAAAAAGAAGAACACTAACGAATATTTAAGAGATATTCCTGCAAATAAGCTGGCGTTAGATCTCTCACAAGGGATCATGGAAGGGGACATTAAGTTCGGCACACGGGTGACCCATGTGGCGCAACAAGATGATTTGTCGATCAGTGATATTAATGAGGATTACGACTCTTATACTTTATGGGATGTTTATGCCGCATGGGAGCCTGCTATGGGGTCATTAGCGGGATTACGTGTTGATTTTGCCGTTGAAAATATCGGTGATGTTGAGTATCGTCAGGCGTGGCAAACTCTTTATGAACAAGGGTTAAACATGAAATTATCTGCACGTTATCGTTTTTAA
- the hutX gene encoding heme utilization cystosolic carrier protein HutX, which produces MQPSHEVIRQYLDNNPNSMPSQAAVELGVSEWSVVLALPPEQMSQLPLSDKDALLSSLPDWGNVTTIIAVSGSIFEFKGSFPQGKYAYGYYNLITEGEGLHGHLNLDSLSAIALISRPFRGKESHSINFFGSKGEIIFKVYLGRDSQRVLIPEQVAHFNALKERTLAA; this is translated from the coding sequence ATGCAACCGAGTCATGAAGTGATACGTCAATATTTAGATAACAACCCTAATTCGATGCCAAGTCAAGCCGCAGTAGAACTGGGTGTGTCTGAATGGTCGGTGGTATTGGCGTTGCCACCTGAGCAGATGAGTCAATTGCCATTATCCGATAAAGATGCATTATTGTCGAGTTTGCCCGATTGGGGAAATGTAACCACTATTATTGCTGTTTCTGGCAGTATCTTTGAATTCAAAGGCTCATTCCCTCAAGGTAAATATGCTTACGGATATTACAATCTTATTACCGAAGGGGAAGGGTTACATGGGCATCTTAATCTTGACAGTTTAAGTGCGATAGCGTTAATCAGTCGCCCATTTCGAGGCAAAGAGAGTCATTCAATCAATTTCTTCGGCAGCAAAGGTGAAATCATTTTTAAGGTATATTTGGGCCGCGACAGTCAACGTGTGCTGATACCTGAGCAAGTAGCGCATTTTAATGCATTAAAAGAACGGACCCTTGCAGCTTAA
- the hutZ gene encoding heme utilization protein HutZ, which translates to MSNQNVENGKPENTPANQDKNQRLSEKLLSEIESFKAERSTLQLATQDKAGVPNASYAPFALADDGFYILVSQLARHGTNLMESSLVSVMLLEDETEAKTIFARKRLTFDAVAELVERDSEAFTKGVAALSTRFGEMIDNLSQLTDFNLFKLNPKKGLYVKGFGQAFSLSGSELLDVDWKRDGHKGVPPKVELTAQSNAVPA; encoded by the coding sequence ATGTCAAATCAAAATGTTGAGAATGGAAAACCAGAAAATACGCCAGCCAATCAGGATAAAAACCAACGGTTAAGTGAAAAATTATTATCAGAAATAGAGAGTTTTAAAGCTGAGCGCTCAACCTTGCAACTTGCAACACAAGATAAGGCCGGTGTGCCTAATGCCAGTTATGCTCCCTTTGCATTGGCTGATGATGGTTTCTATATTTTGGTGAGCCAATTAGCTCGTCATGGCACCAATTTGATGGAATCATCGTTAGTTTCAGTGATGTTACTTGAAGATGAAACCGAAGCCAAAACCATTTTTGCGCGTAAACGATTAACGTTTGATGCGGTGGCTGAATTAGTCGAAAGAGACAGCGAAGCCTTTACTAAAGGGGTAGCAGCACTGTCGACACGGTTTGGTGAAATGATAGATAATTTGTCTCAATTAACAGATTTTAATTTATTTAAACTCAATCCCAAAAAAGGATTGTATGTTAAGGGATTTGGACAAGCATTTAGCTTGAGCGGATCTGAATTGCTTGATGTGGATTGGAAACGTGATGGCCACAAAGGCGTACCACCTAAAGTCGAGTTAACTGCCCAGAGTAACGCCGTGCCAGCTTAG